ATACAATTGTGAAACTTTTTTTGAGGTCGCGGCCAAGGCTGGCCTACCGGTGACCGCCGTACGTTGGCCGGTCACCTATCCGCCGGCCTTTGCCGGGGTGACGACCCTGGCCGGCCTGGGTGCGCCCGACGTCAAGGGCCGTCTTGGCAACTACGTCCAATACGCCGAGGACGCAGGGGCAACCGGGGGAGGGCGTGGCAAGTTCGTGCCGGTGCGCTTTACCGACGGCTTCGCCGTGGTGTCCGTGGAAGGTCCCATGACTCCGGTGACGGGCCGGAAGACGCCGGCCGTTGTGCCCCTGGAATTGACCCGGACAGAGGGACGGTTGTCTTATGTCGTATGCGGCCAGTCAGGCAGTCTCGAACCCGGCGGCTGGTCGCCGTATCTGACGCTTGATTTCAACGTCGGCCAGGGCCGGCAGGTGCGGGGACTGACCCGGCTGTGGCTGGGAAGGCTCAGCCCGCTTGAACTCTACCTCGGCCCGGTGCAGGTCGATCCCACGAGGCCCGATCTGCCTATTGCCGCGCCGGCCGGGTACGCAGCCGAACTGGCCGGTGCCCTCGGCGGACCGTTTTCCACCCTGGGAATGCCTGAAGAAACCAAAGGACTGACCGACGGAGTCATGACCGACGAGGCCTTTTTGGCCTTGTGCGACGAGGTGACGCGCGAGCGCGAGGCCATGCTGGATTTTGAGCTGGGCCGGTTCCGGGCAGGGCTGCTGTCCGTGGTGTTCGACACATCCGACCGCATCCAGCACTGTTTCTGGCGGCTGGCCGACCCCAGCCATCCGCTTTACGACGCAGCCGAGGCTGCCCGTCTGGGGCCGGTCATCGATGAGCACATGGTCCGCATGGATGCGATGGTCGGCCGGGCCATGGCCGCCGCCGGCGACGATACGGCCCTTTTTGTCTGCTCGGACCACGGCTTTTGCTCCTATACCCGGTCCTTGAATCTCAATGCCTGGCTGGTTCGGGAAGGCTACATGAAGCTTACGCCCCACGATCCGGCGGATAGCGGCGAACTCTTTCGCCACGTGGACTGGACAGCTACCCGGGCCTTTGCCCTGGGGTTTGGTTCGGTCTGTCTCAATATTGCCGGCCGGGAGCAACAGGGCGTGGTGCCGCCCGACGAGGCCGACGCCCTGGCCAGGGAGATTGCCAGCGGTCTTGAAGCCCTCACGGATGCCGGCGATTCGCCAGTGGCTGCTGTCCACCACAAGGCCGCCCTCTACCATGGGCCGCTGGCCGGGCAGGCTCCGGATCTGGTGGTTGGCTGTCGTCCGCCCTACCGTGTGGCCTGGACGTCGGCCATTGGCGGCGCCGGGGGAGAGGTTTTTAGCGACAATCGCCAGAAATGGTCGGGGGATCACTGCGTGGACGCCTCGTTTGTTCCGGGTTCGCTTTTTTCCAACCTGCCTCTGGCTGCAGCCGACGGCGTAGCCCAGACCCGACTGGCGGCCACGGTCTGTCGGACGCTTGGGCTGGTGCCGGCAGCGCATATGGAGCCTGACTTGTTTCAATAAGCGGGCCATGCCCTTGACGCAGCCCAGGGTCAGGCTTATTGTTTCATAAACTAACTAATCGCGGGAAGGGTACAGCCATGGCCGATCCCCTCGACACCTGCGCTCGTGAATTGCTCGACGTCATGCCGCTGGTCATGCAGGATTTACGGCGCACCATGCGCAGCCAAAGCGCACCCGATCTTCGCGTGCCGGAACTGCGCAGTCTGGCGTTTTTGCGCTGCAATCCCGGTTCCAATCTCACGGATTTAGCCGAGTATATCGGCGTTTCCCTACCCTCCATGTCCAAACTGGTCGACACGTTGACCGCTCGCGGCTTTATCGTGCGCACTCCGGATGCCCAGGATCGACGACGGGTGCGCCTGGACCTCACCGAAACGGGGCTGGGCATTTTGGCCAAGGCCCGGGAAGCGGTCAAAGCTTCCTTCGCCGCCAAACTGGCCAAGCTTGCGCCACAGGACGTGGAACGGGTCACGGCCAGCATGAACCTGCTGCACGCTCTGTTTGCCATTACCCCGGAGACCGGCCCGGCAAGCGGTTAACCACACGGTTGCTGGAACAAATCAACCATACAGCCGCGGCAGCCCATCGGGCTGCCGCCGGTTTACAGTAATGCCCATCTTATCGAATCCGCCCGGCAGTCTGCTTCTACGGTCTTTTCGCCATCGCAACTTCCGGCTTTTTTTCACCGGCCAGTTTATCTCCCTGACCGGCACCTGGATGCAGTCAGTGGCCGTGTCCTGGCTGGTCTACCGCTTGACCGGATCGAGCATGGCCCTGGGACTCGTAGGATTTGCCAGCCATATCCCGGTGTTTTTGTTCGGACTCTTCGGCGGCTGTCTGGCTGATCGCGGCAACAAACGGGCTATTCTCATCGCGGCCCAGGCTGCGGCCATGCTGCAAGCCCTGACCCTGGCCGCCCTGACCCTGTCTGGAACCGCCAATGTCTGGCTGGTCGTCTCCCTGGCCACATTCCTGGGTCTGGTCAATGCTGTGGATATGCCCACCCGCCAGGCTTTTGTGGTGGATATGGTGGGGCGCGAGGACCTGCACAACGCCATTGCGCTTAATTCCTCCATGTTCAACAGCGCCCGGGTGGTTGGCCCGGCCCTGGCCGGCGTGCTGGTGGCCGCCATTGGCGAGGGCTGGTGCTTTCTGGTCAATGGACTCAGTTATCTGGCCGTCATCGCCGCCTTGGCCGCCATGCGCCTGCCGCCTTCCCAACCCTCCTGCGGCTCCGGCTCGGTTTCGGGCCATGTCGGCCAGGGGTTGGCCTATGCCTGGGACGACCGGCCGATACGCTCGATCCTGGCAAGCCTTGTCGTCACGAGTCTTTTTGCCTCGTCCTACATGGTGTTGTTGCCGGTGGTCGTCAACACGGTCCTTGGCCATGGGGCCCAGGCTCTGGGATTTCTCATGGCCGCAACAGGCGTTGGCAGTGTGCTGGCCGCCCTGTTGCTTGCCCTGCGCCAGAAGAGTCGAGGCCTTTCCCGATGGCGGATCGTTTCCGGCCTGGGCGTGGGGCTGGTCATGCTGGCGTTTGCCTTCTCCCGGACATTTTGGCTCTCGGCGTTTCTGTCGATGATCCTGGGATTCTGTCTGATCTTTTTCTTCGCCGCCTCCAATACGATGCTGCAACTGCGAAGTCCGGACGCCATGCGGGGTCGCATCATGGCCCTGTATTCCGTCACCCTGGTCGGCATGGCCCCCTTCGGGTCGTTGCTGGCCGGGGCGGCGGCCAGTCTTCTGGACGCGCCGACCACCATCGCCCTGGCCGGCGGCCTGTGCGTGGCCGGGGTGGCCCTGTCCACGGTTCTGGACCGGAAGCCGGGGCAGGAGCAGTCGGCCTCAAGGCCCTGTTGACAATTACGGGAGACTGCGGCCAGACAATGGCTGGCCCGCACAGCCGCTTGAGTGCGGCAAAGGAGATGGACAATGCAGACGCGGACACTGGGCAACACCGGCCTTGCCACCTCGGCCATCGGCTTTGGCGGCATCCCCATCATTCGTCTGGGGCGCGACGAGGCAGCCGCCTTGCTGCGCCATGCCGTGGATCGGGGCATCACCTTTTTTGATACGGCCAACCGGTACATGGACAGTGAAGAGAAGATGGGGCTGGCCTTTGCCGGCATCCGCGACAAGGTGGTCATTGCCACCAAGACCGGGATGCGCGGAGCCAAAGAGGCCATGGAAGAGCTGGAACTGAGCCTGACGCGCCTTCAAACCGACTATATCGACCTGTACCAGCCGCATCAGGTCTCCAACCCCGAGGAATTTGCCGCCTTGATGGGTCCGGGCGGGGCCATGGACGCCCTGCGAAAGGCCCAGGAGCAGGGGAAAATCCGCCATATCGGCATCACCTCCCACAGTTTGGAGATGGCCCGCAAGCTCGTGGCCACGGGACTTTTTGCCACCATCCAGTTTCCCTATAACATCGTTGAGACCGAAGCGGCCGCCGAACTGTTCCCCGAGGCTCTGGCCCAGGGCATGGGCATTCTGGTCATGAAACCCTTTGCCGGCGGAATGCTCGATGACGGCGATCTGGCCCTGCGCTTTTTGCGTCGGCAGTCCGACCTGCTGGTGTTGGCCGGCTGTGACACGGCAGAGCAGGTGGATCAGGCCGTGGATGTCTTTTCCGGCGAGGCTGTCTGGACCGAGGCCGACGAGGCCAAGACCGAGGCTTATCGCCAGGAATTGGGGTCGCGGTTTTGCCGGCGTTGTGAATACTGCCAGCCCTGTCCCCAGGGCGTGCGTATCACCTACGCCATGATGTATCGGGTGGTGGCCAAGCGGATGTCGCCGGCCAAGGCCGTGAATTTTGCCGGCGCGACCATGGAGACGGTGCGCGAGTGCGTCGACTGCGGCGAATGCGCCACGCGCTGCCCCTACAATCTGCCCATTCCGGAAATGCTGCAGGAGTATCTGGCCCTGTACGACAGCCACCGGCAGGAAGCCCAGTGACGCCGGCCGGGCCGGCCCTGGCCGAACGATTCTGGCAGGCCGGGGCGGTCACCGTCTCGGCCGGACCCATCACGCTCAAATCCGGGCGGGTCAGCCATGTCTATGTCTCGCTGCGCCATTTCGTGTGCAACCCGGGCAATCTGAAGGCGCTTGGCGATGTGTTCGGAACATGGCTGGGCGAACGGCGACTGGTCCTTGGCAGCGTGTCGAGCCTGCTCTCGCCGGTCCTTTGCGGGGCCTTTGCAGCTCGATTCGGCCTGCCGCTGGCCCTTTTTCGACCGGACGCTTCGGAGAAAGGGTTGGCCGGGCAGGTGTTTGGCGGCGAGGCCGGGCGGCCGGTCGTGCTGCTCGACGATGTGCTCACTTCCGGCGGCACGGCCCTGGCTGCGGCCAAGGCCTTTGCCGGCCAGGGGCTGGGCGAGGTCTCGCTCTATGTCTTTGTGGACAAGCGGCCAACCGGAGTGCGGGCGGAGTTTACCCTGCCTGTGGCCGCGCTGCTGACGCTTACGGAACTGCTCGGACACGGCTTGGCCGCAGGCCATATCGCTGGTCCGGCCGTGGCTTGGGCCGAGGAGGAACTGGCGTTTCTGGAAGGCTCCCGCCGCACCACCTAAAAGCAGCAACTATTTGCAATAATAGGTTGTTATTTGGCTGTTAAGCCGGATGGAATTTCAACCGCAGTGGTCCCGGACGATTGTTTGCGCAGCGTCAGGCAAGAAAACGGGTGGACCGGATTGCCCCGGTCCACCCGTCCCTTAAGCAGCGGACGCGAGTTTCTGACTAATCATCGCAGCGAGCTTCGTTGTCGGCCGACCGATCAGCCTGCTCAACTGGCGGCTGTCATCGAAGAGGCCGCCTTTTGACGCGCCGACATCCGATTCGGCCAACAGGGTCGCCAAACCTTCCGGCAAGCCGGCGTCAATCAAAGCCCCCCTGAACTCGCCTCCAGGCAGATTCCGATAAACCACGGCCTTGCCCGATTGCCGGGCAATGGCCTGAGCGAGTTCGTCCAGTGAGTAGGACTCGTCGCCCGCCAGTTCATAGATGCGGCCAACCTGGTTGTCCCGTGTCAGCGCCACAGCGGCAGCCTCGGCATAATCAGCGCGCGCCGCCGACGCGATTCTTCCTTCGCCGGCGCTGCCCAGCAGGACGCCGTATTGGAGTGCAGCCGGGATGCCGGCTAAATAATTTTCGGTATACCAGCTGTTGCGTAAAATCACCGCCGGCAGACCGGAAGCGCGGATCAGGCTTTCCGTTTCCTTGTGCTCGGCGGCCAGAGGCAACGGGGACGTATCGGCGTGCAGGATACTCGTGTACGCCAGCAGACCGACACCGGCCGCCTTGGCCGCAGTAATGACCGCGCGGTGCTGTGGCGTCCGGCGGCCGACCTCGCTGGAGGAAATCAGCAGCAGTTTGTCGGCACCTTTGAAAGCGGCAGCCAGGCTCTCAGGCTGGTCGTAATCAGCCTGACGAACCTGGACACCGCGAGCCAGGAACTCGTCAACACGCCTGGGATTGCGGACGGCAGCGACGATCTCTTCGGTAGGCGCCTTTTGCAGTAAGGCTTCGATGACAAGGCGGCCAAGCTGGCCTGAGGCTCCGGTCACAACAATCATGATGAAACTCCTTTCTTTTGATTGGGAGAATCAGCAGAATAGCGACGAAGCAAACTTTTAGTAAGTACGCACAAAAAGGTAAGTGCAAATGCGTGATGATCGCCAATTTCCCGGCTTCGCCAAACTGATGCAGCGCGGCCAGATATTTTCCGAAAAATGCCCGTCCCGGGCTGTGCTCAAACACGTCACCAGTCGCTGGGGCGTCCTGCTGCTCGTGGCCCTGCTTGGCGGAACCCTTCGCTTCAGCGACTTGCGCCGCAAGGTCAACGGCATAAGCGAAAAAATGCTGGCGCAGACGCTGCAATGGCTAGAAGGCGACGGTTTCGTTGAGCGAATCTCCTATCCGGTTGTGCCTCCCCACGTCGAATACCGACTGACGCCGCTCGGCGAGGAAATCGGCCGCAAAGTGGAAGCCTTGGCCGACTGGATTGAGGTCAGGATGCCGGAGATCTTGGCAGCGCAGCAGAAAAATAGATCAGGAAAATCGGAAAAATAAAAAAAAGCGCGAGTTGCCTCGCGCTTTCAAGGGAAGCCGGACACCCGGCTCCAACCGTTACCGCTGCTTCCTTTCGGACCTGACGGGGTTGGCGGCGAAACCGCCATCCGACTTCCCCAAAATTCGTGGCGGAGAGGGAGGGATTTGAACCCTCGGTACCCGTTAAGGTACATACGATTTCCAATCGTACTCCTTCGGCCGCTCGGACACCTCTCCGCGAAGCACTGCTATCTAGCCAAGACCCTTGACCTTGGCAAGCAAAAAATGCTCGTTAGGCCAACTTTTTTCCGGTCAGCACTTCGTAGGCCGTCAGGTACTTTTCCTGGGTCCGGGCCATGACGTCCTCGGGCAGGCGCGGCGCCGGCGGCTGTTTGTTAAAACCGACGGAGGTCAGCCAGTCGCGCAGATACTGCTTGTCGTAGCTCGGCTGGGACTTGCCGGCAACGTAGCCTTCGGCCGGCCAGAAACGCGAGGAATCCGGGGTGAGCACCTCGTCGATCAGGATCAGTTCGTCGCCAAGCAGGCCGAACTCGAACTTGGTGTCGGCGATGATGATGCCGCGCTCCCGGGCAAAATCCCGGGCCTTGGCGTACATGGCCAGACTGACGGCCTCGACCTTGTCAAAAAGCGCGGTCCCAAGGAGTGTTCTGGCCGCGTCCCGGGTGATGTTCTCGTCATGGGACCCGAGTTCGGCCTTGGTCGACGGCGTGAAGATGGGTTCAGGCAGGATTTGTGATTCCACCAGCCCGGCCGGCAGGGCGTGGCCGCAGACTTTGCCCGTAGCCTGGTAGTCCTTGAGGCCCGAGCCGGTGATAAAGCCGCGCACGATGCATTCAATGGGCAGCGGCTTGGCTTTTTTGGCCACCACCGCCCTCCCGGCCAGATCCTCGGCGTAGGGGGCCAGGGGAGCCGGGAATGCGGCCGTGGTCGTGGCCAGCAGATGGTTCGGGATCAGGTCCTTGAACATATCCATCCAAAAAAGGGTGATCTGGTTGAGGATCACGCCCTTCAGCGGGATGGGATCGGGCATGATGACGTCGTAGGCCGAAATGCGGTCGGTGGTGACAATAAGCAGGCTCTCCGGGGACAGCTCGTAGATGTCCCGGACCTTGCCGCGGGAGAGCAGGGGATAGGCCTTGATGTCGGTTTCAATGACGGCGTGCATGATGACTTCCTCACTTAGGCTTTGAAGCGGCATTCCACGCTGCGGGCGTGGGCTTCGAGATTTTCCAGCCTCGCCAGTCGGGCGATCTTGGCCCCATGGGCGGCGACATAGCCCGGAGCAGCGGCAATAAGGCTTGTTTTCTTGGTAAAGGTCGCAACCGACAGGGCTGAGGAGAACCGGGCCGTGCCCATGGTCGGGAGCACATGGTTGGGACCGGCGAAATAGTCGCCCACCGGTTCCGGGCAATGATGGCCCATGAAGACCGCTCCGGCATGGCGCACCTTGCCCACAAAGGCCCAGGGATCGGCCACGCACAGCTCGAAGTGTTCCGGTGCTATGGCGTTAATAAGGTCCATGCCGACGGCCATATCCGGCACGGCAACCAACGCGCCGTAGTGGCGAAGGGATGTCGCAGCGATGTCGTTTCGCGGCAGATCGGCCAGTTGGCGGGTGAGCGCCGCGCACACGGCGTCAAGCAGGGTCGTGTCGTCACTGACGCACACGGCCGCTGCCATGGGGTCATGCTCGGCCTGGGAGAGCATGTCCGCGGCCAGCCAGTCCGGGTTGGCCGTTGTATCGGCCAGGATGGCGATCTCACTCGGGCCGGCGATCATATCAATGCCGATGCGGCCGATTAAAAGCCGCTTGGCCGTGGTGACGTAGATGTTGCCCGGTCCGACCACCACATCCACCGGGGCAATGGAGGCGGTCCCGTAGGCCAGGGCGGCAATAGCCCAGGCGCTGCCCACCCGGTAGAGTTCGGTGACGCCGCACACGGCGGCGGCAGCCAGAATATAGGGATTGAGCGTTCCGTCGGCCCGAGGCGGGGAGACGACCACGATACGCGGTACGCCGGCCACCTGGGCCGGAAGGACATTCATCAGCAGGCTGGAAATAAGGGGGGTTTCGCCGCCGCGCCCGCCCGGGACGTAGCAGCCGGCTGCATCCACCGGAGTGACGATCTGGCCAAGCATGGTGCCGTCGGCCGAGGGTACCCACCAGGACTGCTCTTTCTGGCGCTCATGGAAGGACCGGATATTGGCGGCAGCTTCCTCGATGATAGCCAGATCAGCGGCCGGTATGGCCCCGCGGCCGGCCTGGATGTCGGCTTCGGTCACGCGCAGACAGTCGGCCGCAAAGCCTTTGCAGTCAAAATCGCGGGTCAGTTCCACCAGAGCGGCATCGCCGCGGGCGGCCACGTCGGCCAGGATGCGCTCGACTTTCTGAGCGGCGTCGCCGGCGGCTTCTTCGCGTGTGGCGAGCAGGGAGCGAAGCGGCCCGAAGTCGCCAGGACCCGTAACGGTAAAACGAGGGCAGGGCATGGGAGTATCCTTGGACTTGGCATTGATTGAAGGTGACGGGTGCAGCAACCCAATTTAGGCCCAAGCGCGGCAAATGTCGAGACACGTCCCGGCCGGGGGAACGCGAGAGGAGAAGGCAGAAGAGGCCTCCGGCGGCCGGGGGCCTGAGGCCCCCGGACCCCCCAACGGGAAGAGTTTTTAAAGGGGTTTGGGGCGCGTTGGGTGCCAATCCGGTCGGCTGTTGGCAGGGACAGCCGAAGCATAGGCTTGACGAAAATTCCCGTTGCTCCGACTGCGGTGTGGTCAACTTTCGGAGGGTATCTGTTCCTCGGGCAACTGGCAGCGCTCCCCGCCCGGGGGACGGTCCAGGATGGGGGCAAGCGGTTCGCCCCGGGCCAGACGTCTGGCCAGTTCGAGCTGCTCGGCCCGGCATACGGCCTGGCCGTCGATGGCCGCTCCAAGCACCCGGCGCAGAATATCGGCGTAGCGGGGCCCGGCCTCGACGCCGAGCTTTTTGAGGTCGTTGCCCGTCACCTCCACTCGCTTGTGACGCAACGTGGTCAGGTGCATGGATACGTATTTCTGGAGCGGCTCCCGGGGGTTTCGGGCCATGAGATAGAGCGCGCCCTCAAGGGGCAACGGCTCCAGCAGGAAATAGAGGTCGGACAGCGGCCCCTTGTGATATTCCCAATTGAAAATGCCCTGGGCCGTGTCGCGGATCTGCTGACGAAGCGCGGCGATGTCGCCGGCTACACGCTTGGAGAAATTGAGCCGCCGGGCAATGATGGCAAACTGCTCCGGGTCAAGCCCGGTGCATAGGGCCAGGAAGTAGAGCAACCAGACTTGCGGCTGGGGTTCGATGTAGAGCAGGCGGTACCAGTTGACCACGTTTTCCACCTCCAAGAGCACAGCTTCCTTGGACGGTGTGAGCGCCAGCAGCGGGTGGACGGCGGCCAGCAGCTTATACTCCTGCATCCGGCGCAGGCAGGACAGCGGAGTTTTTTCTTCGAAAATAATCCGTAATTCGTGCATGACCCGGGAACCGGACAGCTTGTGGAAGAAGCTGTGGCGCACGGCGTTCTTGATCAACCGGTCGGTCTGTCCGCCGATCCGAAAGCCGAAGCGTTCGCTGAAGCGGATGGCGCGCACGATGCGGGTCGGGTCTTCGACAAAGCTCAAGGAATGGAGCACCCGCAGCACCCGGTCTTTGATGTCGCGCTGTGCGCCAAAGAAATCCACCAGATCGCCGAAACGATCCGGAGACAGATGCACGGCCAGGGCATTGACCGTAAAATCCCGGCGATAGAGGTCCATTTTGATCGAGGAAAGCTCAACCGTAGGCAGAGCAGCCGGGTATTCGTAGTATTCCAGCCGGGCTGTGGCCACGTCCACGCGCTGGCCGTCGGGCAGAATGATGACGGCTGTTTTGAATTTGGGATGGGCCTTGTAGCGGCCGCCGTAGATCCGGGCCATTGCGGCCGCAAAGGCAATGCCGTCGCCCTCGACCACCAGGTCCACGTCGAAATTGGGGTGTTTGAGCAGCAGGTCCCGGACAAAGCCGCCAACGACATAGACGGCCTGCCCGCGCTCGTGTCCCAACGTACCGGCCTTCTGAAGGAGCTCCAGGAGTTTTTTGGGCAGCCGTTCGCGCAGGATCCCCCCGATATTGCGCTCTTTCTTGCGCTCGGGCAGCAGGGCTTCCGGGATGCGGGCCGGTTCCTTGACCAGGGTGTTGACCAGATCGGTGCGGGTGACGACGCCGGTGAGCTTGCCGTCTTCCACCACCGGAGCAAGGCGCTGGCGGCGGCCAAGGATAATCTCCATGACCGCGTACAGATCGGTGTCCGGGGTAATGAGGGCCGGGTCGCGGATCATGTAGTCGCCGACCGGCACCTCGCCCAGGCCATGATTGATGGCCTTGTCCATGATGTCGTGCTCGATGACTCCGACACACCGCCGGCCGCCTTTGGCCACGACCGGCAGGGCTTTTAGGCCGTAGCGGGTCATGATCTCCTCGGCCCGGCGCATGGTGGCGGTATCCTCAATGGAAACGGCAGGCTTGCTCATGAGTTGTCTGGCGTGGACCTGCGGATTGATCTGGGAATAGAGCAGGCCGAAGAGTTCCTCGCGCACCTGGGTGAGCGTCATGTCCTTGATGGAGGCCGAGGCGGCATAGGGATGGCCGCCGCCGCCAAGCGAGGCGCAAATCTTGCCCACGTCCACGTCTGGCGTGCGCGAGCGGGCGACCAGATGCACCCGGTCGTTCATGAGTCCGATGGCGAAGAGGACGCGCAGGTTCTCCATGTCTAAAAACTTGTGCACGAGCAGGGCGAAATCGCCGATGTACTGATCCGACGTGGCCTCGGCAATGACCACCTCCACGCCGTTTATATCGTGGGTCTGGGCCGTCTCGATGAGTTGGCTCATAATGGTGATCTGCTCTGACGACAGCTCCCGGGTCATGAGGTCGGCAATGACGCCGACGTCCATGCCCCTGGCCCGCAGCCAGGCTGCGGCCGCCAGATCGTGCTCGGTGGTGGAGGCGAAGGTGAACGAGCCTGTATCCTCGTACATGCCAAGGCCGAGGATGGTGGCTTCGTCCGGGGTCAGCGTCAGATCGCGCTCCATGATCTCGGCCATGAGGATGGCCGTAGTGGAGCCCCAGTTCTTGACCACGGAGATTTCGGCCGCCACGTCCTCGTCGGTGTCGGGATGGTGGTCGTAGCAGTGGATGACGAGGCCGGGGGTAGAAAAAACGGCCTCAATGTGCGGCACGCGGGAACGCTGGCGGGTATCGACCATGACGAGCGTGCGCACACTCTCCGGATCAATCTCCTTGAAGCTCTTGAAATTGAACATGTAGGTGGCGCTTTGGATAAAAAAGTGCCGGAGATTTTTTTCCTGGCTGCCCGGAAAGATCAGGGTCGCGCCGGGGTAGAGCTTGCCGGCGGCGATGATGGCGGCCAGACAGTCGAAATCGGCATTGGCGTGGCCGGTGATAATAGTGGGGGCTGCCAGGAGTTCGGGTTTGGACGAGGAGCTCATAGATAAAGTATTGCTTTAACCTTTGTCCCGCTCACGGGACCTGGGGTGATGGGCGCGGTGGACGGCGAGCAGGCGGCCGGCCTGGACATGGGTATAAATTTCCGTGGCGCTGATGTCGGCATGGCCGAGAAGCATCTGCACGGTGCGCAGATCGGCCCCGCCGTCGAGCAGATGGGTGGCAAAGGAATGGCGCAGACTGTGGGGCGAAATGCGGGTGGAGACGTTTGCGGCCAGGGCGTAGCGCTTGATGCCTTTCCAGACCGCCTGCCGAGTGAGTCCCCGGCCGGAGCGGTTGAGAAAGACATGTTGGTCTTTGGGAGAAAACGCGCCGCGCACCGTGGTGATATACGTGGAGAGAAACTCCGTGGCCAGAGCGTGGATGGGGGTCAGGCGCTCCTTGGCCCCCTTGCCGAACACCCGCAGCAACCCGGCCTGGGCGTCGAAATCGCCGAGCGTCAGGCCCACCAGTTCCGAGACGCGAAGGCCGGCGGCGTAGAGCAGCTCGAGCATGGTCCGGTCGCGGTAGCCAAGAGGCGTGGTCGTGTCCGGAGCCTCGAGCAGGCGGGCCATGTCCTCGCGGGACAGGACGTCGGGAAGCAGACGCGGCAACTTGGGGTTTTCGATCAGCGCCGCCGGGGACCCGGGCAGCCAGGACTCGTCGGCGGCAAAGGCGAAAAATCCGCGCAGGGCCGAAAGATGCCGGGCCAGCGAACGACTGGCCAGGCCACGGGAGCGCAGATGCATGAGATAAAGCAGCACGGTCTCGTCGCTCACGCCCTCGAGCGTCCCGGCATGGTCGTTTAAAAAAGTTAAAAAACCTGTGATGTCGGTGGAATAAGCCACGATGGAATGCTCGGACAGCCCCTTGGCCACCACCAGATGTTCCAGGTAGCGGTCGACCCAGGGATGGGCCGGACGGGGAGGGGCAGGGGGCGTCTCATGGGTGGTCATGGGAACAATCAGGTACCTTGGCTCGATTGTGCCCGGCCAAAAACGGACTGCCGGGCAGGGCAGACGGCTTGACACGGGCTTTTGCTCTTCATTACTGTAACCGGCCTGCCGCCGCAAGGCGGGGACACACGCCCAAAGGAGCCGTCATGATCGAATTTCCCATGGCCGACCGCGTGGCCGCGCTGCCTCCGTATCTGTTTGCCGAGATCGACCGCGTCAAGGCCGAAGTCAGGGCCCGTGGCGTGGATATCATTTCCCTTGGCATCGGCGATCCGGATCTGCCCACCCCGGATTTCATCGTCGAGGCCCTGTGCGCCGGAGCGAAAAAGCCCGAAAATCACCAGTATCCCGACTATGTCGGTCTGCTTGCCTTCCGGACAGCCGTGGCCGACTGGTACAAGACCCGCTTTGGCGTAACCCTGGACCCGGCCCGCGAAGTGGTGAGCCTGATCGGCTCCAAGGAAGGCATTGCCCACTTTCCGCTGGCCTTCGTCAACCCCGGCGATCTGGTTATCGTCTGCTCGCCCAACTACCCGGTCTATCCGGTGGCCACGGGCTTTTGCGGCGGCGAGGTCAAGGTGTTGCCGCTCACCGACGCCAATGACTATCTGCCCGATCTCGACAGCCTGACCGAGGCCGAATGGGCCAGGGCCAAGATGATCTTCGTCAATTATCCCAACAATCCCACCTCGGCCGTGGCTCCGCGCGCCTTCTACGAGAAGCTCGTGGCCAAGGCCAAGG
The nucleotide sequence above comes from Desulfovibrio sp. TomC. Encoded proteins:
- a CDS encoding pyridoxal phosphate-dependent aminotransferase, translated to MIEFPMADRVAALPPYLFAEIDRVKAEVRARGVDIISLGIGDPDLPTPDFIVEALCAGAKKPENHQYPDYVGLLAFRTAVADWYKTRFGVTLDPAREVVSLIGSKEGIAHFPLAFVNPGDLVIVCSPNYPVYPVATGFCGGEVKVLPLTDANDYLPDLDSLTEAEWARAKMIFVNYPNNPTSAVAPRAFYEKLVAKAKATKTIVVSDAAYTEMYYNPAEKPMSILEIEGAREVAIEFHSLSKTYNMTGWRIGMAVGNEQLVKGLGKIKENVDSGIFQAVQEAGIAALAKGEPFAEQFRGIYKERRDVAVAALAKMGIACRTPKASFYLWCKTPAGHTSAAFVTKVLQETGVVLTPGNGFGAPGEGFFRIAMTVPVARLEEALSRIAKL
- the xerD gene encoding site-specific tyrosine recombinase XerD, with amino-acid sequence MTTHETPPAPPRPAHPWVDRYLEHLVVAKGLSEHSIVAYSTDITGFLTFLNDHAGTLEGVSDETVLLYLMHLRSRGLASRSLARHLSALRGFFAFAADESWLPGSPAALIENPKLPRLLPDVLSREDMARLLEAPDTTTPLGYRDRTMLELLYAAGLRVSELVGLTLGDFDAQAGLLRVFGKGAKERLTPIHALATEFLSTYITTVRGAFSPKDQHVFLNRSGRGLTRQAVWKGIKRYALAANVSTRISPHSLRHSFATHLLDGGADLRTVQMLLGHADISATEIYTHVQAGRLLAVHRAHHPRSRERDKG